One window from the genome of Pogoniulus pusillus isolate bPogPus1 chromosome 7, bPogPus1.pri, whole genome shotgun sequence encodes:
- the PTK2B gene encoding protein-tyrosine kinase 2-beta isoform X7, with amino-acid sequence MAQQAVQSAFLVFPAGKGCSAPSTPGVVRMSAIPDALGRPRSSSSRSLAGMLETSLGMGTLEMDKEEMRILKVCFYSNSFNMGKNFKLVKCSVTTEIREVIRSILVSGRIGPDIKLAECYGLRLKHVKSDEIHWLHPDLTVGEVQEKYECLHLEAEWRYDLQIRYLPEDFIERFKEDRTTLLYFYQQLRSEYMQNYASKVSEGMALQLGCLELRRFYKDMPQNALDKKSNFEFLEKEVGLDLFFPSQMQENLKPRQFRKMIQQTFQQYALLREEECILKFLHTLSTFANIDQESYHCELIQGWNIMVDLVIGPKGIRQMTSKEAKPTCLAEFKHIKSIKCSSVEDGRAVLQLGLSSTPQSLAIKTASLAEAENMADLIDGYCRLQGDLETSLIIFPRRERVKRISLPQIPAPHLEERQSMLSDSVSVESDIYAEIPDESSRPRSGVQHYGISREDITLGRILGEGFFGEVYEGIYNTPKGEQLNVAVKTCKKDCSPENKDKILSEAVLMKKLDHPHIVKLIGIAEEEPTWIIMELYPYGELGQYLEQNKHCLPVPTLILYALQISKALAYLEAINCVHRDIAVRNILVASPDCVKLGDFGLSRYIEDEEYYKASITRLPIKWMSPESINFRRFTTASDVWMFAVCMWEILSYGKQPFFWLENKDVIGVLERGDRLPKPELCPPVLYTLMTRCWDYDPSERPKFKDLVCSLSDIYLMEKELAKDQERNNRHRPPKIMEPVSFQEPPPKPSRPKYKPPPQNNLLAPKLQFQVPEGLCASSPTLTSPMEYQSPASSLHTPPLNRHNVFKRHSMREEDFLRPSSREEAQKLWEIERLKMQQVLDKQQKQMVEDYQWLRQEEKSLDPTVFMNNNLPPLLPEKETDYNGVAEFTGPPQKPPRLGAQQSIHPAPTANLDRSNDLVYSNVMELVRAVLQLKNEISLLPPEGYILVVKNVGLSLRKLIGSVDEILPVLPAASRTEIEGTQKLLNKDLADLINKMRLAQQNAVTSLSEDCKRQMLTASHTLAVDAKNLLDAVDQAKIQANLVKLCLE; translated from the exons TGTCTTTCCTGCAGGGAAGGGATGCTCAGCTCCTAGCACCCCGGGCGTGGTGAGGATGTCAGCCATCCCTGATGCGTTGGGTCGCCCACGGAGCAGCTCCTCTCGCAGCCTGGCCGGGATGCTGGAGACCTCTTTGGGCATGGGGACACTGGAGATGGACAAGGAGGAGATGCGCATCCTCAAGGTCTGCTTCTACAGCAACAGCTTCAACATGGGCAAGAACTTCAAGCTGGTTAAATGCTCCGTGACAACAGAGATCAGG GAGGTGATCAGGTCCATCCTGGTGAGCGGCCGCATCGGGCCTGACATCAAGCTGGCTGAGTGCTATGGGCTGCGCCTGAAGCACGTCAAGTCGGATGAGATCCACTGGCTGCACCCGGACCTGACCGTGGGGGAAGTGCAGGAGAAGTATGAGTGCCTGCACCTGGAGGCTGAGTGGAG GTATGACCTCCAGATCCGCTACCTGCCAGAGGACTTCATCGAGCGCTTCAAGGAGGACAGGACCACCCTGCTCTACTTCTACCAGCAG cTCCGCAGTGAGTACATGCAGAACTACGCCAGCAAGGTGAGCGAGGGCATGGCCCTGCAGCTTGGCTGCCTGGAGCTCAG GAGGTTTTATAAGGACATGCCTCAAAACGCGCTGGATAAAAAGTCCAACTTTGAGTTCTTGGA GAAGGAGGTGGGCCTGGACCTCTTCTTCCCCAGCCAGATGCAGGAGAACCTGAAG cccaggcagTTCCGGAAGATGATCCAGCAGACCTTCCAGCAGTACGCGCTGCTGCGGGAGGAGGAGTGCATCCTCAAGTTCCTCCACACCCTCTCCACCTTCGCCAACATCGACCAGGAGAGCTACCACTGCGAGCTCATC CAAGGGTGGAACATCATGGTGGACCTGGTCATTGGACCCAAGGGCATCAGGCAGATGACAAGCAAAGAGGCCAAG cccacctGCCTGGCCGAATTCAAGCACATCAAGTCCATCAAGTGCTCCAGCGTGGAGGATGGCCgagctgtcctgcagctggggctcagcagcacCCCCCAG TCCCTGGCTATCAAGACAGCTTCTCTGGCTGAGGCAGAGAACATGGCTGACCTCATCGATGGctactgcaggctgcaagggGACTTGGAAACCTCACTCATCATCTTCCCAAGGAGAG agagagtgaagaGGATCAGCCTGCCACAGATCCCTGCCCC GCACCTGGAGGAGAGGCAGTCCATGCTGTCAGACAGTGTGAGCGTGG AGTCTGACATTTATGCTGAAATCCCTGATGAGTCTTCAAGACCGAGGTCTGGAG TTCAGCACTAtgggatctccagagaggacATCACCTTGGGCAGGATCCTCGGAGAAGGCTTCTTCGGAGAGGTCTACGAAGGGATTTACAACACCCCA AAAGGGGAGCAGCTCAACGTGGCTGTGAAGACCTGCAAGAAggactgcagcccagagaaTAAAGACAAGATCCTGAGCGAAGCAG tgctgatgaAGAAGCTGGACCACCCCCACATCGTGAAGCTCATTGGCATCGCGGAAGAGGAGCCTACCTGGATCATCATGGAGCTCTACCCCTATGGAGAG CTGGGACAATACCTGGAGCAGAACAAGCACTGCCTGCCCGTGCCCACCCTCATCCTCTACGCACTGCAGATCAGCAAAGCCCTCGCCTACCTAGAGGCCATCAACTGCGTCCACAG GGACATTGCTGTGAGGAACATTCTGGTGGCCTCCCCAGACTGTGTGAAGCTGGGAGACTTTGGGCTCTCCAGGTACATTGAGGATGAGGAGTACTACAAAG catccatCACCCGTCTGCCCATCAAGTGGATGTCACCTGAGTCCATCAACTTCCGCCGCTTCACGACGGCCAGCGACGTCTGGATGTTCG CTGTGTGTATGTGGGAGATCCTCAGCTATGGCAAGCAGCCTTTCTTCTGGCTGGAGAACAAGGATGTGATTGGGGTCCTGGAGAGAGGTGACCGCCTGCCCAAGCCTGAGCTCTGCCCACCTGTGCTCTACACCCTCATGACACGCTGCTGGGACTATGACCCCAGCGAAAGGCCCAAGTTCAAGGACTTGGTTTGTAGCTTGAG TGACATTTACCtgatggagaaggagctggccaAGGATCAGGAGAGGAACAACCGCCATCGGCCTCCCAAGATCATGGAGCCAGTGTCCTTCCAGGAGCCACCTCCGAAG cccagcagacccAAGTACAAGCCACCACCCCAGAACAACCTCCTGGCTCCCAAGCTGCAGTTTCAG GTGCCCGAGGGCCTGTGTGCCAGCTCTCCCACGCTCACCAGCCCCATGGAGTACcagtctccagccagctcccTGCACACCCCGCCGCTCAACCGCCACAACGTCTTCAAGCGCCACAGCATGAGG GAGGAAGACTTCCTCCGTCCCAGCAGCCGAGAGGAGGCACAGAAGCTCTGGGAGATTGAGAGGCTCAAGATGCAGCAGGTCCTggacaagcagcagaagcagatggTGGAGGACTACCAGTGGCTGCGGCAGGAGGAGAAGTCCCTG GACCCAACGGTGTTTATGAACAACAACCTCCCTCCG ctgctcccggAGAAGGAGACTGATTACA ACGGTGTAGCAGAGTTCACAGGACCCCCCCAGAAGCCTCCAAGGCTTGGAGCACAG CAGTCCATCCACCCGGCCCCGACCGCCAACCTGGACCGCAGCAATGACCTGGTGTACAGCAACGTCATGGAGCTGGTgcgggctgtgctgcagctgaagaacgagatcagcctcctgcccccagaGGGCTACATCCTGGTGGTGAAG AACGTGGGCCTGTCCCTGCGGAAGCTGATCGGCAGCGTCGACGAGATcctgcctgtcctgcctgctgcctcccgCACTGAG ATCGAGGGGACCCAGAAGCTGCTCAACAAGGACTTGGCCGACCTGATCAACAAGATGCGCCTGGCCCAGCAGAACGCCGTCACCTCGCTCAGCGAGGACTGCAAGCGGCAGATGCTTACAGCCTCCCACACCTTGGCTGTGGACGCTAAGAACCTCCTGGATGCCGTGGATCAAGCCAAGATCCAGGCCAACCTGGTGAAGCTGTGCTTGGAGTGA
- the PTK2B gene encoding protein-tyrosine kinase 2-beta isoform X8, which produces MGWLSRLFSQLSWKGCSAPSTPGVVRMSAIPDALGRPRSSSSRSLAGMLETSLGMGTLEMDKEEMRILKVCFYSNSFNMGKNFKLVKCSVTTEIREVIRSILVSGRIGPDIKLAECYGLRLKHVKSDEIHWLHPDLTVGEVQEKYECLHLEAEWRYDLQIRYLPEDFIERFKEDRTTLLYFYQQLRSEYMQNYASKVSEGMALQLGCLELRRFYKDMPQNALDKKSNFEFLEKEVGLDLFFPSQMQENLKPRQFRKMIQQTFQQYALLREEECILKFLHTLSTFANIDQESYHCELIQGWNIMVDLVIGPKGIRQMTSKEAKPTCLAEFKHIKSIKCSSVEDGRAVLQLGLSSTPQSLAIKTASLAEAENMADLIDGYCRLQGDLETSLIIFPRRERVKRISLPQIPAPHLEERQSMLSDSVSVESDIYAEIPDESSRPRSGVQHYGISREDITLGRILGEGFFGEVYEGIYNTPKGEQLNVAVKTCKKDCSPENKDKILSEAVLMKKLDHPHIVKLIGIAEEEPTWIIMELYPYGELGQYLEQNKHCLPVPTLILYALQISKALAYLEAINCVHRDIAVRNILVASPDCVKLGDFGLSRYIEDEEYYKASITRLPIKWMSPESINFRRFTTASDVWMFAVCMWEILSYGKQPFFWLENKDVIGVLERGDRLPKPELCPPVLYTLMTRCWDYDPSERPKFKDLVCSLSDIYLMEKELAKDQERNNRHRPPKIMEPVSFQEPPPKPSRPKYKPPPQNNLLAPKLQFQVPEGLCASSPTLTSPMEYQSPASSLHTPPLNRHNVFKRHSMREEDFLRPSSREEAQKLWEIERLKMQQVLDKQQKQMVEDYQWLRQEEKSLDPTVFMNNNLPPLLPEKETDYNGVAEFTGPPQKPPRLGAQQSIHPAPTANLDRSNDLVYSNVMELVRAVLQLKNEISLLPPEGYILVVKNVGLSLRKLIGSVDEILPVLPAASRTEIEGTQKLLNKDLADLINKMRLAQQNAVTSLSEDCKRQMLTASHTLAVDAKNLLDAVDQAKIQANLVKLCLE; this is translated from the exons GGAAGGGATGCTCAGCTCCTAGCACCCCGGGCGTGGTGAGGATGTCAGCCATCCCTGATGCGTTGGGTCGCCCACGGAGCAGCTCCTCTCGCAGCCTGGCCGGGATGCTGGAGACCTCTTTGGGCATGGGGACACTGGAGATGGACAAGGAGGAGATGCGCATCCTCAAGGTCTGCTTCTACAGCAACAGCTTCAACATGGGCAAGAACTTCAAGCTGGTTAAATGCTCCGTGACAACAGAGATCAGG GAGGTGATCAGGTCCATCCTGGTGAGCGGCCGCATCGGGCCTGACATCAAGCTGGCTGAGTGCTATGGGCTGCGCCTGAAGCACGTCAAGTCGGATGAGATCCACTGGCTGCACCCGGACCTGACCGTGGGGGAAGTGCAGGAGAAGTATGAGTGCCTGCACCTGGAGGCTGAGTGGAG GTATGACCTCCAGATCCGCTACCTGCCAGAGGACTTCATCGAGCGCTTCAAGGAGGACAGGACCACCCTGCTCTACTTCTACCAGCAG cTCCGCAGTGAGTACATGCAGAACTACGCCAGCAAGGTGAGCGAGGGCATGGCCCTGCAGCTTGGCTGCCTGGAGCTCAG GAGGTTTTATAAGGACATGCCTCAAAACGCGCTGGATAAAAAGTCCAACTTTGAGTTCTTGGA GAAGGAGGTGGGCCTGGACCTCTTCTTCCCCAGCCAGATGCAGGAGAACCTGAAG cccaggcagTTCCGGAAGATGATCCAGCAGACCTTCCAGCAGTACGCGCTGCTGCGGGAGGAGGAGTGCATCCTCAAGTTCCTCCACACCCTCTCCACCTTCGCCAACATCGACCAGGAGAGCTACCACTGCGAGCTCATC CAAGGGTGGAACATCATGGTGGACCTGGTCATTGGACCCAAGGGCATCAGGCAGATGACAAGCAAAGAGGCCAAG cccacctGCCTGGCCGAATTCAAGCACATCAAGTCCATCAAGTGCTCCAGCGTGGAGGATGGCCgagctgtcctgcagctggggctcagcagcacCCCCCAG TCCCTGGCTATCAAGACAGCTTCTCTGGCTGAGGCAGAGAACATGGCTGACCTCATCGATGGctactgcaggctgcaagggGACTTGGAAACCTCACTCATCATCTTCCCAAGGAGAG agagagtgaagaGGATCAGCCTGCCACAGATCCCTGCCCC GCACCTGGAGGAGAGGCAGTCCATGCTGTCAGACAGTGTGAGCGTGG AGTCTGACATTTATGCTGAAATCCCTGATGAGTCTTCAAGACCGAGGTCTGGAG TTCAGCACTAtgggatctccagagaggacATCACCTTGGGCAGGATCCTCGGAGAAGGCTTCTTCGGAGAGGTCTACGAAGGGATTTACAACACCCCA AAAGGGGAGCAGCTCAACGTGGCTGTGAAGACCTGCAAGAAggactgcagcccagagaaTAAAGACAAGATCCTGAGCGAAGCAG tgctgatgaAGAAGCTGGACCACCCCCACATCGTGAAGCTCATTGGCATCGCGGAAGAGGAGCCTACCTGGATCATCATGGAGCTCTACCCCTATGGAGAG CTGGGACAATACCTGGAGCAGAACAAGCACTGCCTGCCCGTGCCCACCCTCATCCTCTACGCACTGCAGATCAGCAAAGCCCTCGCCTACCTAGAGGCCATCAACTGCGTCCACAG GGACATTGCTGTGAGGAACATTCTGGTGGCCTCCCCAGACTGTGTGAAGCTGGGAGACTTTGGGCTCTCCAGGTACATTGAGGATGAGGAGTACTACAAAG catccatCACCCGTCTGCCCATCAAGTGGATGTCACCTGAGTCCATCAACTTCCGCCGCTTCACGACGGCCAGCGACGTCTGGATGTTCG CTGTGTGTATGTGGGAGATCCTCAGCTATGGCAAGCAGCCTTTCTTCTGGCTGGAGAACAAGGATGTGATTGGGGTCCTGGAGAGAGGTGACCGCCTGCCCAAGCCTGAGCTCTGCCCACCTGTGCTCTACACCCTCATGACACGCTGCTGGGACTATGACCCCAGCGAAAGGCCCAAGTTCAAGGACTTGGTTTGTAGCTTGAG TGACATTTACCtgatggagaaggagctggccaAGGATCAGGAGAGGAACAACCGCCATCGGCCTCCCAAGATCATGGAGCCAGTGTCCTTCCAGGAGCCACCTCCGAAG cccagcagacccAAGTACAAGCCACCACCCCAGAACAACCTCCTGGCTCCCAAGCTGCAGTTTCAG GTGCCCGAGGGCCTGTGTGCCAGCTCTCCCACGCTCACCAGCCCCATGGAGTACcagtctccagccagctcccTGCACACCCCGCCGCTCAACCGCCACAACGTCTTCAAGCGCCACAGCATGAGG GAGGAAGACTTCCTCCGTCCCAGCAGCCGAGAGGAGGCACAGAAGCTCTGGGAGATTGAGAGGCTCAAGATGCAGCAGGTCCTggacaagcagcagaagcagatggTGGAGGACTACCAGTGGCTGCGGCAGGAGGAGAAGTCCCTG GACCCAACGGTGTTTATGAACAACAACCTCCCTCCG ctgctcccggAGAAGGAGACTGATTACA ACGGTGTAGCAGAGTTCACAGGACCCCCCCAGAAGCCTCCAAGGCTTGGAGCACAG CAGTCCATCCACCCGGCCCCGACCGCCAACCTGGACCGCAGCAATGACCTGGTGTACAGCAACGTCATGGAGCTGGTgcgggctgtgctgcagctgaagaacgagatcagcctcctgcccccagaGGGCTACATCCTGGTGGTGAAG AACGTGGGCCTGTCCCTGCGGAAGCTGATCGGCAGCGTCGACGAGATcctgcctgtcctgcctgctgcctcccgCACTGAG ATCGAGGGGACCCAGAAGCTGCTCAACAAGGACTTGGCCGACCTGATCAACAAGATGCGCCTGGCCCAGCAGAACGCCGTCACCTCGCTCAGCGAGGACTGCAAGCGGCAGATGCTTACAGCCTCCCACACCTTGGCTGTGGACGCTAAGAACCTCCTGGATGCCGTGGATCAAGCCAAGATCCAGGCCAACCTGGTGAAGCTGTGCTTGGAGTGA
- the PTK2B gene encoding protein-tyrosine kinase 2-beta isoform X10, which produces MSAIPDALGRPRSSSSRSLAGMLETSLGMGTLEMDKEEMRILKVCFYSNSFNMGKNFKLVKCSVTTEIREVIRSILVSGRIGPDIKLAECYGLRLKHVKSDEIHWLHPDLTVGEVQEKYECLHLEAEWRYDLQIRYLPEDFIERFKEDRTTLLYFYQQLRSEYMQNYASKVSEGMALQLGCLELRRFYKDMPQNALDKKSNFEFLEKEVGLDLFFPSQMQENLKPRQFRKMIQQTFQQYALLREEECILKFLHTLSTFANIDQESYHCELIQGWNIMVDLVIGPKGIRQMTSKEAKPTCLAEFKHIKSIKCSSVEDGRAVLQLGLSSTPQSLAIKTASLAEAENMADLIDGYCRLQGDLETSLIIFPRRERVKRISLPQIPAPHLEERQSMLSDSVSVESDIYAEIPDESSRPRSGVQHYGISREDITLGRILGEGFFGEVYEGIYNTPKGEQLNVAVKTCKKDCSPENKDKILSEAVLMKKLDHPHIVKLIGIAEEEPTWIIMELYPYGELGQYLEQNKHCLPVPTLILYALQISKALAYLEAINCVHRDIAVRNILVASPDCVKLGDFGLSRYIEDEEYYKASITRLPIKWMSPESINFRRFTTASDVWMFAVCMWEILSYGKQPFFWLENKDVIGVLERGDRLPKPELCPPVLYTLMTRCWDYDPSERPKFKDLVCSLSDIYLMEKELAKDQERNNRHRPPKIMEPVSFQEPPPKPSRPKYKPPPQNNLLAPKLQFQVPEGLCASSPTLTSPMEYQSPASSLHTPPLNRHNVFKRHSMREEDFLRPSSREEAQKLWEIERLKMQQVLDKQQKQMVEDYQWLRQEEKSLDPTVFMNNNLPPLLPEKETDYNGVAEFTGPPQKPPRLGAQQSIHPAPTANLDRSNDLVYSNVMELVRAVLQLKNEISLLPPEGYILVVKNVGLSLRKLIGSVDEILPVLPAASRTEIEGTQKLLNKDLADLINKMRLAQQNAVTSLSEDCKRQMLTASHTLAVDAKNLLDAVDQAKIQANLVKLCLE; this is translated from the exons ATGTCAGCCATCCCTGATGCGTTGGGTCGCCCACGGAGCAGCTCCTCTCGCAGCCTGGCCGGGATGCTGGAGACCTCTTTGGGCATGGGGACACTGGAGATGGACAAGGAGGAGATGCGCATCCTCAAGGTCTGCTTCTACAGCAACAGCTTCAACATGGGCAAGAACTTCAAGCTGGTTAAATGCTCCGTGACAACAGAGATCAGG GAGGTGATCAGGTCCATCCTGGTGAGCGGCCGCATCGGGCCTGACATCAAGCTGGCTGAGTGCTATGGGCTGCGCCTGAAGCACGTCAAGTCGGATGAGATCCACTGGCTGCACCCGGACCTGACCGTGGGGGAAGTGCAGGAGAAGTATGAGTGCCTGCACCTGGAGGCTGAGTGGAG GTATGACCTCCAGATCCGCTACCTGCCAGAGGACTTCATCGAGCGCTTCAAGGAGGACAGGACCACCCTGCTCTACTTCTACCAGCAG cTCCGCAGTGAGTACATGCAGAACTACGCCAGCAAGGTGAGCGAGGGCATGGCCCTGCAGCTTGGCTGCCTGGAGCTCAG GAGGTTTTATAAGGACATGCCTCAAAACGCGCTGGATAAAAAGTCCAACTTTGAGTTCTTGGA GAAGGAGGTGGGCCTGGACCTCTTCTTCCCCAGCCAGATGCAGGAGAACCTGAAG cccaggcagTTCCGGAAGATGATCCAGCAGACCTTCCAGCAGTACGCGCTGCTGCGGGAGGAGGAGTGCATCCTCAAGTTCCTCCACACCCTCTCCACCTTCGCCAACATCGACCAGGAGAGCTACCACTGCGAGCTCATC CAAGGGTGGAACATCATGGTGGACCTGGTCATTGGACCCAAGGGCATCAGGCAGATGACAAGCAAAGAGGCCAAG cccacctGCCTGGCCGAATTCAAGCACATCAAGTCCATCAAGTGCTCCAGCGTGGAGGATGGCCgagctgtcctgcagctggggctcagcagcacCCCCCAG TCCCTGGCTATCAAGACAGCTTCTCTGGCTGAGGCAGAGAACATGGCTGACCTCATCGATGGctactgcaggctgcaagggGACTTGGAAACCTCACTCATCATCTTCCCAAGGAGAG agagagtgaagaGGATCAGCCTGCCACAGATCCCTGCCCC GCACCTGGAGGAGAGGCAGTCCATGCTGTCAGACAGTGTGAGCGTGG AGTCTGACATTTATGCTGAAATCCCTGATGAGTCTTCAAGACCGAGGTCTGGAG TTCAGCACTAtgggatctccagagaggacATCACCTTGGGCAGGATCCTCGGAGAAGGCTTCTTCGGAGAGGTCTACGAAGGGATTTACAACACCCCA AAAGGGGAGCAGCTCAACGTGGCTGTGAAGACCTGCAAGAAggactgcagcccagagaaTAAAGACAAGATCCTGAGCGAAGCAG tgctgatgaAGAAGCTGGACCACCCCCACATCGTGAAGCTCATTGGCATCGCGGAAGAGGAGCCTACCTGGATCATCATGGAGCTCTACCCCTATGGAGAG CTGGGACAATACCTGGAGCAGAACAAGCACTGCCTGCCCGTGCCCACCCTCATCCTCTACGCACTGCAGATCAGCAAAGCCCTCGCCTACCTAGAGGCCATCAACTGCGTCCACAG GGACATTGCTGTGAGGAACATTCTGGTGGCCTCCCCAGACTGTGTGAAGCTGGGAGACTTTGGGCTCTCCAGGTACATTGAGGATGAGGAGTACTACAAAG catccatCACCCGTCTGCCCATCAAGTGGATGTCACCTGAGTCCATCAACTTCCGCCGCTTCACGACGGCCAGCGACGTCTGGATGTTCG CTGTGTGTATGTGGGAGATCCTCAGCTATGGCAAGCAGCCTTTCTTCTGGCTGGAGAACAAGGATGTGATTGGGGTCCTGGAGAGAGGTGACCGCCTGCCCAAGCCTGAGCTCTGCCCACCTGTGCTCTACACCCTCATGACACGCTGCTGGGACTATGACCCCAGCGAAAGGCCCAAGTTCAAGGACTTGGTTTGTAGCTTGAG TGACATTTACCtgatggagaaggagctggccaAGGATCAGGAGAGGAACAACCGCCATCGGCCTCCCAAGATCATGGAGCCAGTGTCCTTCCAGGAGCCACCTCCGAAG cccagcagacccAAGTACAAGCCACCACCCCAGAACAACCTCCTGGCTCCCAAGCTGCAGTTTCAG GTGCCCGAGGGCCTGTGTGCCAGCTCTCCCACGCTCACCAGCCCCATGGAGTACcagtctccagccagctcccTGCACACCCCGCCGCTCAACCGCCACAACGTCTTCAAGCGCCACAGCATGAGG GAGGAAGACTTCCTCCGTCCCAGCAGCCGAGAGGAGGCACAGAAGCTCTGGGAGATTGAGAGGCTCAAGATGCAGCAGGTCCTggacaagcagcagaagcagatggTGGAGGACTACCAGTGGCTGCGGCAGGAGGAGAAGTCCCTG GACCCAACGGTGTTTATGAACAACAACCTCCCTCCG ctgctcccggAGAAGGAGACTGATTACA ACGGTGTAGCAGAGTTCACAGGACCCCCCCAGAAGCCTCCAAGGCTTGGAGCACAG CAGTCCATCCACCCGGCCCCGACCGCCAACCTGGACCGCAGCAATGACCTGGTGTACAGCAACGTCATGGAGCTGGTgcgggctgtgctgcagctgaagaacgagatcagcctcctgcccccagaGGGCTACATCCTGGTGGTGAAG AACGTGGGCCTGTCCCTGCGGAAGCTGATCGGCAGCGTCGACGAGATcctgcctgtcctgcctgctgcctcccgCACTGAG ATCGAGGGGACCCAGAAGCTGCTCAACAAGGACTTGGCCGACCTGATCAACAAGATGCGCCTGGCCCAGCAGAACGCCGTCACCTCGCTCAGCGAGGACTGCAAGCGGCAGATGCTTACAGCCTCCCACACCTTGGCTGTGGACGCTAAGAACCTCCTGGATGCCGTGGATCAAGCCAAGATCCAGGCCAACCTGGTGAAGCTGTGCTTGGAGTGA